One Papaver somniferum cultivar HN1 chromosome 10, ASM357369v1, whole genome shotgun sequence genomic window carries:
- the LOC113319616 gene encoding uncharacterized protein LOC113319616 isoform X1 encodes MNSIFKRLFKAKPNLLPTSSGGDTQQPQEEEEEDDEEEEEQETAETKISVENNRIAEGVKLFDVVALMGGEGSTISGSGGVTRVSVSGEDISLVVQVQGSAAAAATTTTTSTVFQETVIKEIPNTSSEVGERKNDRLLVSQPHVLEHQKSGFVNEEGGGKKEDLSAGGVEKGKQIELVQDNVFSVGDFVWAKVKNQHWWPGQIYNPLDASSFALKNQEKNHLLVAYFGDQSYTWCKPSELKPFQENFDQIIMQTKAKKFRNAVKEVLNEIGRIVESQMTCSCIPMEAQIGIVKPLAVNPGIKGGVVVPDCRINEFSKMHFEPAKFVSILRYIAEIVVSPTSMLELIVFRRQLAAFNRSRSCGQVPMNQLIPEENARSEVTSKSRQSNGQTGDPEEDWLASPTIHGISQTSKENWSQISGDKSHQKKKQRTMVDIMANDMDVEPEKGETDAAEEEDTGKSVLTSRKRKKDEVLSDSNIADGDLGSGNSVSAMVENKDTNEGTADGEGSNAKHFSRERKKSKYLSPPYTNLGKGSKQWSHSEDSVTETPKGSKGSRVGRRMKKAIDQLFGSSPLVKCSSETFHKAPPEVSFDSMISEQKKIVSKQKSDEMFYEFVTAALDPMYLKENPSCSLIKGFFSIYRSSLYHDGSNYLMFNGGMAEQCDENGNQLEADHQTSKDQELKTLQTKDERMSIPDNDLKEVNLKDEKTLRSADNVAMIIKRKYEKKMQNPNSDPNIVSTKNENLQSPNGEPLRMKRKYEKKLKSPDSEPKNTEDDKMLQSANGEAKRVKRKYEKKLKSPNCEFDHIAGTANLQPNPSKEANGQTSGAVLLLNFASGVPLPTKGDLVKEFEKFGALIESKTEVLQDSSSAQVFYRSSTDAEAAFTSSGKITRFGPPNMVSYRLQYPSTTSKGPGLNETSSHQHLPGFSEQHSNSHQATPANQTMPVPPVEVRDPLEFMKQTLQMMTSTLEMSGDKLSPDMKAKLECEIRILLQKVTKGDSSSSQ; translated from the exons ATGAATTCGATTTTTAAGAGATTGTTCAAAGCGAAACCTAATTTGCTACCAACATCCTCAGGTGGGGATACTCAACaaccacaagaagaagaagaagaagacgacgagGAGGAGGAAGAACAAGAAACAGCTG AGACGAAGATTTCTGTTGAAAATAATAGGATCGCTGAAGGGGTTAAATTATTTGATGTAGTAGCACTAATGGGTGGTGAAGGAAGTACAATTTCGGGTTCTGGTGGAGTTACTAGGGTTAGTGTTTCAGGGGAAGATATTTCATTAGTGGTTCAAGTTcagggttctgctgctgctgctgctacgaCAACTACTACTAGTACTGTATTTCAAGAAACTGTGATCAAGGAGATTCCAAATACTAGTAGTGAAGTTGGGGAAAGAAAGAATGACAGGCTTCTTGTTTCTCAACCACACGTGTTGGAGCATCAAAAGAGtggttttgttaatgaggaaggTGGAGGAAAGAAAGAGGATTTGAGTGCTGGTGGTGTAGAAAAGGGGAAACAAATTGAGCTAGTGCAAGATAATGTGTTTTCAGTGGGTGATTTTGTATGGGCTAAAGTAAAGAATCAACATTGGTGGCCTGGTCAAATCTACAATCCTTTAGATGCGTCAAGTTTTGCGTTGAAGAATCAAGAAAAGAATCATCTTTTGGTTGCGTACTTTGGGGATCAAAGTTACACTTGGTGTAAACCATCTGAACTGAAACCGTTTCAAGAGAATTTTGATCAGATAATAATGCAAACTAAAGCGAAGAAATTTCGTAATGCTGTCAAGGAAGTGTTGAACGAGATTGGTAGAATTGTGGAATCACAGATGACTTGTTCTTGTATTCCAATGGAAGCTCAGATTGGAATAGTTAAACCATTAGCTGTGAACCCAGGAATAAAGGGTGGAGTCGTTGTGCCGGACTGTCGAATTAATGAGTTTTCAAAAATGCATTTCGAGCCTGCCAAGTTTGTTTCAATTCTTAGGTACATTGCAGAAATAGTAGTTTCTCCAACCAGTATGCTCGAACTTATAGTGTTTCGGAGACAGCTGGCGGCATTTAATAGGTCAAGGAGTTGTGGCCAAGTACCTATGAACCAACTAATCCCAGAAGAGAATGCTAGAAGTGAGGTGACCAGCAAAAGCCGCCAGTCTAATGGGCAAACAGGAGACCCTGAAGAAGACTGGCTTGCTTCTCCAACAATCCACGGAATTAGCCAAACCTCGAAAGAGAACTGGTCACAGATTTCAGGGGACAAGTCGCAtcagaagaaaaaacaaagaacaatggTCGACATCATGGCGAATGACATGGATGTTGAACCTGAGAAAGGTGAGACtgatgctgctgaagaagaagatacaGGAAAATCAGTTTTGACGTCCaggaagagaaagaaagatgagGTTTTATCAGACAGTAACATTGCTGATGGTGATTTAGGTAGTGGAAATTCGGTTTCTGCAATGGTAGAGAATAAAGACACGAATGAAGGAACTGCTGATGGTGAAGGAAGTAATGCCAAACATTTTTCAAGGGAAAGGAAGAAGAGCAAGTACTTATCTCCTCCATACACAAATTTAGGCAAAGGAAGTAAACAATGGTCTCATTCAGAAGATTCAGTAACTGAAACCCCAAAGGGTTCAAAAGGTTCCCGTGTAGGGAGGAGAATGAAAAAGGCCATAGACCAACTTTTTGGGTCTAGTCCACTTGTTAAATGTAGCAGTGAAACATTCCACAAGGCTCCACCCGAGGTGTCTTTCGATTCCATGATATCTGAGCAGAAAAAGATTGTTTCCAAACAGAAGTCAGATGAGATGTTTTATGAGTTTGTCACTGCAGCTTTGGATCCTATGTATCTGAAGGAAAATCCTTCTTGCAGCTTAATCAAGGGATTCTTTTCAATTTATAGAAGTTCGTTGTATCATGACGGCTCCAATTACCTAATGTTTAATGGCGGCATGGCTGAACAGTGTGATGAGAATGGAAACCAATTAGAGGCTGACCACCAAACATCCAAGGATCAAGAACTTAAAACATTGCAAACGAAGGATGAGAGGATGTCGATTCCAGATAATGATTTGAAAGAAGTCAATTTGAAGGATGAGAAAACACTGCGGAGTGCTGATAATGTGGcaatgattatcaaaagaaagTATGAGAAGAAGATGCAGAATCCTAACAGTGATCCAAATATTGTCAGTACTAAGAATGAGAACTTGCAGAGTCCTAACGGCGAgcccttgagaatgaagaggaagtatgaaaaaaaattgaagagtCCTGATAGTGAGCCTAAGAATACAGAGGATGATAAAATGTTGCAAAGTGCTAATGGTGAAGCGAAGAGAGTCAAAAGAAAGTACGAGAAAAAGTTGAAGAGCCCGAACTGCGAATTTGATCATATTGCTGGAACAGCAAATCTTCAGCCGAATCCTAGTAAAGAAGCCAATGGTCAAACCTCGGGGGcagttcttcttttgaattttgctTCAGGAGTCCCTTTGCCAACCAAAGGCGATCTAGTAAAAGAGTTCGAAAAGTTTGGGGCTCTGATTGAGTCGAAAACCGAGGTGTTACAGGATTCTAGTTCGGCCCAAGTTTTTTACAGAAGCAGCACCGACGCAGAAGCCGCCTTCACCAGTTCAGGAAAGATCACTAGATTTGGACCTCCTAACATGGTTAGTTATAGGCTCCAGTATCCCTCCACAACTTCCAAAGGACCCGGTCTTAATGAAACCAGCTCTCATCAGCATCTTCCGGGGTTTTCTGAACAGCATAGTAACTCTCATCAGGCTACTCCAGCAAATCAAACCATGCCTGTTCCTCCTGTCGAAGTCAGAGATCCACTGGAATTTATGAAGCAGACACTTCAGATGATGACCTCAACACTGGAGATGTCTGGGGATAAGCTGTCACCAGATATGAAAGCTAAGTTAGAGTGTGAAATTAGAATCTTGTTGCAGAAGGTAACCAAAGGAGATTCATCCTCTTCCCAGTAG
- the LOC113319616 gene encoding uncharacterized protein LOC113319616 isoform X3, giving the protein MNSIFKRLFKAKPNLLPTSSGGDTQQPQEEEEEDDEEEEEQETAVALMGGEGSTISGSGGVTRVSVSGEDISLVVQVQGSAAAAATTTTTSTVFQETVIKEIPNTSSEVGERKNDRLLVSQPHVLEHQKSGFVNEEGGGKKEDLSAGGVEKGKQIELVQDNVFSVGDFVWAKVKNQHWWPGQIYNPLDASSFALKNQEKNHLLVAYFGDQSYTWCKPSELKPFQENFDQIIMQTKAKKFRNAVKEVLNEIGRIVESQMTCSCIPMEAQIGIVKPLAVNPGIKGGVVVPDCRINEFSKMHFEPAKFVSILRYIAEIVVSPTSMLELIVFRRQLAAFNRSRSCGQVPMNQLIPEENARSEVTSKSRQSNGQTGDPEEDWLASPTIHGISQTSKENWSQISGDKSHQKKKQRTMVDIMANDMDVEPEKGETDAAEEEDTGKSVLTSRKRKKDEVLSDSNIADGDLGSGNSVSAMVENKDTNEGTADGEGSNAKHFSRERKKSKYLSPPYTNLGKGSKQWSHSEDSVTETPKGSKGSRVGRRMKKAIDQLFGSSPLVKCSSETFHKAPPEVSFDSMISEQKKIVSKQKSDEMFYEFVTAALDPMYLKENPSCSLIKGFFSIYRSSLYHDGSNYLMFNGGMAEQCDENGNQLEADHQTSKDQELKTLQTKDERMSIPDNDLKEVNLKDEKTLRSADNVAMIIKRKYEKKMQNPNSDPNIVSTKNENLQSPNGEPLRMKRKYEKKLKSPDSEPKNTEDDKMLQSANGEAKRVKRKYEKKLKSPNCEFDHIAGTANLQPNPSKEANGQTSGAVLLLNFASGVPLPTKGDLVKEFEKFGALIESKTEVLQDSSSAQVFYRSSTDAEAAFTSSGKITRFGPPNMVSYRLQYPSTTSKGPGLNETSSHQHLPGFSEQHSNSHQATPANQTMPVPPVEVRDPLEFMKQTLQMMTSTLEMSGDKLSPDMKAKLECEIRILLQKVTKGDSSSSQ; this is encoded by the exons ATGAATTCGATTTTTAAGAGATTGTTCAAAGCGAAACCTAATTTGCTACCAACATCCTCAGGTGGGGATACTCAACaaccacaagaagaagaagaagaagacgacgagGAGGAGGAAGAACAAGAAACAGCTG TAGCACTAATGGGTGGTGAAGGAAGTACAATTTCGGGTTCTGGTGGAGTTACTAGGGTTAGTGTTTCAGGGGAAGATATTTCATTAGTGGTTCAAGTTcagggttctgctgctgctgctgctacgaCAACTACTACTAGTACTGTATTTCAAGAAACTGTGATCAAGGAGATTCCAAATACTAGTAGTGAAGTTGGGGAAAGAAAGAATGACAGGCTTCTTGTTTCTCAACCACACGTGTTGGAGCATCAAAAGAGtggttttgttaatgaggaaggTGGAGGAAAGAAAGAGGATTTGAGTGCTGGTGGTGTAGAAAAGGGGAAACAAATTGAGCTAGTGCAAGATAATGTGTTTTCAGTGGGTGATTTTGTATGGGCTAAAGTAAAGAATCAACATTGGTGGCCTGGTCAAATCTACAATCCTTTAGATGCGTCAAGTTTTGCGTTGAAGAATCAAGAAAAGAATCATCTTTTGGTTGCGTACTTTGGGGATCAAAGTTACACTTGGTGTAAACCATCTGAACTGAAACCGTTTCAAGAGAATTTTGATCAGATAATAATGCAAACTAAAGCGAAGAAATTTCGTAATGCTGTCAAGGAAGTGTTGAACGAGATTGGTAGAATTGTGGAATCACAGATGACTTGTTCTTGTATTCCAATGGAAGCTCAGATTGGAATAGTTAAACCATTAGCTGTGAACCCAGGAATAAAGGGTGGAGTCGTTGTGCCGGACTGTCGAATTAATGAGTTTTCAAAAATGCATTTCGAGCCTGCCAAGTTTGTTTCAATTCTTAGGTACATTGCAGAAATAGTAGTTTCTCCAACCAGTATGCTCGAACTTATAGTGTTTCGGAGACAGCTGGCGGCATTTAATAGGTCAAGGAGTTGTGGCCAAGTACCTATGAACCAACTAATCCCAGAAGAGAATGCTAGAAGTGAGGTGACCAGCAAAAGCCGCCAGTCTAATGGGCAAACAGGAGACCCTGAAGAAGACTGGCTTGCTTCTCCAACAATCCACGGAATTAGCCAAACCTCGAAAGAGAACTGGTCACAGATTTCAGGGGACAAGTCGCAtcagaagaaaaaacaaagaacaatggTCGACATCATGGCGAATGACATGGATGTTGAACCTGAGAAAGGTGAGACtgatgctgctgaagaagaagatacaGGAAAATCAGTTTTGACGTCCaggaagagaaagaaagatgagGTTTTATCAGACAGTAACATTGCTGATGGTGATTTAGGTAGTGGAAATTCGGTTTCTGCAATGGTAGAGAATAAAGACACGAATGAAGGAACTGCTGATGGTGAAGGAAGTAATGCCAAACATTTTTCAAGGGAAAGGAAGAAGAGCAAGTACTTATCTCCTCCATACACAAATTTAGGCAAAGGAAGTAAACAATGGTCTCATTCAGAAGATTCAGTAACTGAAACCCCAAAGGGTTCAAAAGGTTCCCGTGTAGGGAGGAGAATGAAAAAGGCCATAGACCAACTTTTTGGGTCTAGTCCACTTGTTAAATGTAGCAGTGAAACATTCCACAAGGCTCCACCCGAGGTGTCTTTCGATTCCATGATATCTGAGCAGAAAAAGATTGTTTCCAAACAGAAGTCAGATGAGATGTTTTATGAGTTTGTCACTGCAGCTTTGGATCCTATGTATCTGAAGGAAAATCCTTCTTGCAGCTTAATCAAGGGATTCTTTTCAATTTATAGAAGTTCGTTGTATCATGACGGCTCCAATTACCTAATGTTTAATGGCGGCATGGCTGAACAGTGTGATGAGAATGGAAACCAATTAGAGGCTGACCACCAAACATCCAAGGATCAAGAACTTAAAACATTGCAAACGAAGGATGAGAGGATGTCGATTCCAGATAATGATTTGAAAGAAGTCAATTTGAAGGATGAGAAAACACTGCGGAGTGCTGATAATGTGGcaatgattatcaaaagaaagTATGAGAAGAAGATGCAGAATCCTAACAGTGATCCAAATATTGTCAGTACTAAGAATGAGAACTTGCAGAGTCCTAACGGCGAgcccttgagaatgaagaggaagtatgaaaaaaaattgaagagtCCTGATAGTGAGCCTAAGAATACAGAGGATGATAAAATGTTGCAAAGTGCTAATGGTGAAGCGAAGAGAGTCAAAAGAAAGTACGAGAAAAAGTTGAAGAGCCCGAACTGCGAATTTGATCATATTGCTGGAACAGCAAATCTTCAGCCGAATCCTAGTAAAGAAGCCAATGGTCAAACCTCGGGGGcagttcttcttttgaattttgctTCAGGAGTCCCTTTGCCAACCAAAGGCGATCTAGTAAAAGAGTTCGAAAAGTTTGGGGCTCTGATTGAGTCGAAAACCGAGGTGTTACAGGATTCTAGTTCGGCCCAAGTTTTTTACAGAAGCAGCACCGACGCAGAAGCCGCCTTCACCAGTTCAGGAAAGATCACTAGATTTGGACCTCCTAACATGGTTAGTTATAGGCTCCAGTATCCCTCCACAACTTCCAAAGGACCCGGTCTTAATGAAACCAGCTCTCATCAGCATCTTCCGGGGTTTTCTGAACAGCATAGTAACTCTCATCAGGCTACTCCAGCAAATCAAACCATGCCTGTTCCTCCTGTCGAAGTCAGAGATCCACTGGAATTTATGAAGCAGACACTTCAGATGATGACCTCAACACTGGAGATGTCTGGGGATAAGCTGTCACCAGATATGAAAGCTAAGTTAGAGTGTGAAATTAGAATCTTGTTGCAGAAGGTAACCAAAGGAGATTCATCCTCTTCCCAGTAG
- the LOC113319616 gene encoding uncharacterized protein LOC113319616 isoform X4, with protein MNSIFKRLFKAKPNLLPTSSGGDTQQPQEEEEEDDEEEEEQETAALMGGEGSTISGSGGVTRVSVSGEDISLVVQVQGSAAAAATTTTTSTVFQETVIKEIPNTSSEVGERKNDRLLVSQPHVLEHQKSGFVNEEGGGKKEDLSAGGVEKGKQIELVQDNVFSVGDFVWAKVKNQHWWPGQIYNPLDASSFALKNQEKNHLLVAYFGDQSYTWCKPSELKPFQENFDQIIMQTKAKKFRNAVKEVLNEIGRIVESQMTCSCIPMEAQIGIVKPLAVNPGIKGGVVVPDCRINEFSKMHFEPAKFVSILRYIAEIVVSPTSMLELIVFRRQLAAFNRSRSCGQVPMNQLIPEENARSEVTSKSRQSNGQTGDPEEDWLASPTIHGISQTSKENWSQISGDKSHQKKKQRTMVDIMANDMDVEPEKGETDAAEEEDTGKSVLTSRKRKKDEVLSDSNIADGDLGSGNSVSAMVENKDTNEGTADGEGSNAKHFSRERKKSKYLSPPYTNLGKGSKQWSHSEDSVTETPKGSKGSRVGRRMKKAIDQLFGSSPLVKCSSETFHKAPPEVSFDSMISEQKKIVSKQKSDEMFYEFVTAALDPMYLKENPSCSLIKGFFSIYRSSLYHDGSNYLMFNGGMAEQCDENGNQLEADHQTSKDQELKTLQTKDERMSIPDNDLKEVNLKDEKTLRSADNVAMIIKRKYEKKMQNPNSDPNIVSTKNENLQSPNGEPLRMKRKYEKKLKSPDSEPKNTEDDKMLQSANGEAKRVKRKYEKKLKSPNCEFDHIAGTANLQPNPSKEANGQTSGAVLLLNFASGVPLPTKGDLVKEFEKFGALIESKTEVLQDSSSAQVFYRSSTDAEAAFTSSGKITRFGPPNMVSYRLQYPSTTSKGPGLNETSSHQHLPGFSEQHSNSHQATPANQTMPVPPVEVRDPLEFMKQTLQMMTSTLEMSGDKLSPDMKAKLECEIRILLQKVTKGDSSSSQ; from the exons ATGAATTCGATTTTTAAGAGATTGTTCAAAGCGAAACCTAATTTGCTACCAACATCCTCAGGTGGGGATACTCAACaaccacaagaagaagaagaagaagacgacgagGAGGAGGAAGAACAAGAAACAGCTG CACTAATGGGTGGTGAAGGAAGTACAATTTCGGGTTCTGGTGGAGTTACTAGGGTTAGTGTTTCAGGGGAAGATATTTCATTAGTGGTTCAAGTTcagggttctgctgctgctgctgctacgaCAACTACTACTAGTACTGTATTTCAAGAAACTGTGATCAAGGAGATTCCAAATACTAGTAGTGAAGTTGGGGAAAGAAAGAATGACAGGCTTCTTGTTTCTCAACCACACGTGTTGGAGCATCAAAAGAGtggttttgttaatgaggaaggTGGAGGAAAGAAAGAGGATTTGAGTGCTGGTGGTGTAGAAAAGGGGAAACAAATTGAGCTAGTGCAAGATAATGTGTTTTCAGTGGGTGATTTTGTATGGGCTAAAGTAAAGAATCAACATTGGTGGCCTGGTCAAATCTACAATCCTTTAGATGCGTCAAGTTTTGCGTTGAAGAATCAAGAAAAGAATCATCTTTTGGTTGCGTACTTTGGGGATCAAAGTTACACTTGGTGTAAACCATCTGAACTGAAACCGTTTCAAGAGAATTTTGATCAGATAATAATGCAAACTAAAGCGAAGAAATTTCGTAATGCTGTCAAGGAAGTGTTGAACGAGATTGGTAGAATTGTGGAATCACAGATGACTTGTTCTTGTATTCCAATGGAAGCTCAGATTGGAATAGTTAAACCATTAGCTGTGAACCCAGGAATAAAGGGTGGAGTCGTTGTGCCGGACTGTCGAATTAATGAGTTTTCAAAAATGCATTTCGAGCCTGCCAAGTTTGTTTCAATTCTTAGGTACATTGCAGAAATAGTAGTTTCTCCAACCAGTATGCTCGAACTTATAGTGTTTCGGAGACAGCTGGCGGCATTTAATAGGTCAAGGAGTTGTGGCCAAGTACCTATGAACCAACTAATCCCAGAAGAGAATGCTAGAAGTGAGGTGACCAGCAAAAGCCGCCAGTCTAATGGGCAAACAGGAGACCCTGAAGAAGACTGGCTTGCTTCTCCAACAATCCACGGAATTAGCCAAACCTCGAAAGAGAACTGGTCACAGATTTCAGGGGACAAGTCGCAtcagaagaaaaaacaaagaacaatggTCGACATCATGGCGAATGACATGGATGTTGAACCTGAGAAAGGTGAGACtgatgctgctgaagaagaagatacaGGAAAATCAGTTTTGACGTCCaggaagagaaagaaagatgagGTTTTATCAGACAGTAACATTGCTGATGGTGATTTAGGTAGTGGAAATTCGGTTTCTGCAATGGTAGAGAATAAAGACACGAATGAAGGAACTGCTGATGGTGAAGGAAGTAATGCCAAACATTTTTCAAGGGAAAGGAAGAAGAGCAAGTACTTATCTCCTCCATACACAAATTTAGGCAAAGGAAGTAAACAATGGTCTCATTCAGAAGATTCAGTAACTGAAACCCCAAAGGGTTCAAAAGGTTCCCGTGTAGGGAGGAGAATGAAAAAGGCCATAGACCAACTTTTTGGGTCTAGTCCACTTGTTAAATGTAGCAGTGAAACATTCCACAAGGCTCCACCCGAGGTGTCTTTCGATTCCATGATATCTGAGCAGAAAAAGATTGTTTCCAAACAGAAGTCAGATGAGATGTTTTATGAGTTTGTCACTGCAGCTTTGGATCCTATGTATCTGAAGGAAAATCCTTCTTGCAGCTTAATCAAGGGATTCTTTTCAATTTATAGAAGTTCGTTGTATCATGACGGCTCCAATTACCTAATGTTTAATGGCGGCATGGCTGAACAGTGTGATGAGAATGGAAACCAATTAGAGGCTGACCACCAAACATCCAAGGATCAAGAACTTAAAACATTGCAAACGAAGGATGAGAGGATGTCGATTCCAGATAATGATTTGAAAGAAGTCAATTTGAAGGATGAGAAAACACTGCGGAGTGCTGATAATGTGGcaatgattatcaaaagaaagTATGAGAAGAAGATGCAGAATCCTAACAGTGATCCAAATATTGTCAGTACTAAGAATGAGAACTTGCAGAGTCCTAACGGCGAgcccttgagaatgaagaggaagtatgaaaaaaaattgaagagtCCTGATAGTGAGCCTAAGAATACAGAGGATGATAAAATGTTGCAAAGTGCTAATGGTGAAGCGAAGAGAGTCAAAAGAAAGTACGAGAAAAAGTTGAAGAGCCCGAACTGCGAATTTGATCATATTGCTGGAACAGCAAATCTTCAGCCGAATCCTAGTAAAGAAGCCAATGGTCAAACCTCGGGGGcagttcttcttttgaattttgctTCAGGAGTCCCTTTGCCAACCAAAGGCGATCTAGTAAAAGAGTTCGAAAAGTTTGGGGCTCTGATTGAGTCGAAAACCGAGGTGTTACAGGATTCTAGTTCGGCCCAAGTTTTTTACAGAAGCAGCACCGACGCAGAAGCCGCCTTCACCAGTTCAGGAAAGATCACTAGATTTGGACCTCCTAACATGGTTAGTTATAGGCTCCAGTATCCCTCCACAACTTCCAAAGGACCCGGTCTTAATGAAACCAGCTCTCATCAGCATCTTCCGGGGTTTTCTGAACAGCATAGTAACTCTCATCAGGCTACTCCAGCAAATCAAACCATGCCTGTTCCTCCTGTCGAAGTCAGAGATCCACTGGAATTTATGAAGCAGACACTTCAGATGATGACCTCAACACTGGAGATGTCTGGGGATAAGCTGTCACCAGATATGAAAGCTAAGTTAGAGTGTGAAATTAGAATCTTGTTGCAGAAGGTAACCAAAGGAGATTCATCCTCTTCCCAGTAG